Proteins from a genomic interval of Arachis hypogaea cultivar Tifrunner chromosome 10, arahy.Tifrunner.gnm2.J5K5, whole genome shotgun sequence:
- the LOC112715276 gene encoding peroxidase P7 — MASYYYYYLLFVLVATAAISEADSKTKLSKDFYSRSCPKLLPIVKDEVIKAINKETRMGASLLRLHFHDCFVNGCDASILLDNTKNFIGEKTAAANNNSARGFDVIDDIKTKVEKACPRIVSCADILALAARDSVVYLGGPSWEVGLGRRDSTTASRAAANNFIPAPFFSLTTLKSNFANHGLSVEDLVALSGGHTIGLARCVQFRAHIYNDSNIDASFAKSLRSKCPRKGNDAVLAPLELQTPTHFDNLYYKNLLVKRGLLHSDQELLNGGSTSALVKKFAANKNEFFKAFSKGMVKMSSIKPLTGKKGQIRIHCRKVN, encoded by the exons ATGGCTTCTTATTACTACTACTACCTCTTGTTTGTTCTTGTTGCTACTGCTGCAATTTCTGAAGCAGATTCAAAAACTAAGTTATCTAAAGATTTCTATTCACGCAGTTGTCCTAAACTATTGCCTATAGTGAAAGATGAAGTCATAAAAGCCATTAACAAAGAAACTCGCATGGGAGCTTCCTTACTTAGACTACATTTCCATGACTGCTTTGTAAAT GGCTGTGATGCGTCAATACTGTTGGACAACACAAAGAACTTCATCGGAGAGAAAACGGCGGCGGCTAACAATAACTCAGCAAGAGGGTTCGACGTGATTGATGACATTAAGACCAAAGTGGAGAAAGCATGCCCCAGGATTGTGTCATGTGCTGATATTCTTGCTCTGGCTGCTAGAGATTCTGTAGTTTAT TTAGGAGGGCCTTCATGGGAAGTAGGCTTGGGAAGAAGGGATTCTACCACTGCTAGCAGAGCTGCTGCCAATAACTTTATTCCCGCACCCTTTTTTAGTCTAACCACACTCAAATCAAATTTTGCAAACCATGGGCTTTCTGTGGAGGACTTGGTGGCTCTTTCAG GTGGACACACTATTGGCTTGGCTAGATGTGTACAATTCAGAGCACACATCTATAATGATTCCAATATTGATGCTTCCTTTGCCAAGTCTCTGAGGAGCAAGTGCCCAAGAAAAGGAAATGATGCTGTACTCGCACCCCTTGAACTTCAAACACCGACACATTTCGACAATCTATACTACAAGAATTTGCTGGTTAAAAGGGGTCTTCTCCATTCAGACCAGGAGCTCTTGAATGGTGGTTCTACTAGTGCTCTGGTGAAGAAATTCGCTGCTAACAAGAACGAATTCTTTAAGGCTTTTTCCAAGGGCATGGTCAAAATGAGCAGCATCAAGCCTCTCACAGGTAAAAAGGGGCAGATCAGAATCCATTGCAGAAAAGTCAATTAG
- the LOC112715277 gene encoding uncharacterized protein, whose protein sequence is MAHTAEAEIPSRNLAAISKVKMEMKGAERRRRLYPLSDRTNSSSSNNFNKSVTKCNSLLPLPPPPPALCSGTHERRNNHNKEVTNPQQNVSNIRGGSDEVEALDLLEDKHSTVPCRKKQRCMSNQQKKSKNSQLQDFIEKQNAYYKEVDDFVLSVEEVESIHELE, encoded by the exons ATGGCCCACACAGCAGAAGCAGAAATTCCCAGCAGAAATTTGGCGGCAATCTCGAAAGTGAAAATGGAAATGAAAGGTGCGGAGCGGAGAAGACGACTATACCCTCTCTCCGATCGCACCAACTCGTCTTCTTCCAACAACTTCAACAAATCTGTCACCAAATGcaactctcttcttcctcttcctccacctCCTCCCG CCTTGTGCAGTGGAACACATGAAAGGAGAAATAACCATAACAAAGAGGTGACCAATCCACAACAAAACGTCTCTAATATCCG GGGAGGAAGTGATGAAGTTGAAGCTTTGGATCTCCTTGAAGACAAGCATTCGACAGTTCCTTGTAGAAAG AAGCAGCGTTGCATGTCTAACCAACAAAAGAAGTCCAAGAATTCCCAGCTGCAAGAtttcattgaaaaacagaatgCCTACTACAAGGAGGTCGATGACTTTGTGCTATCGGTAGAGGAGGTTGAATCCATTCATGAGCTGGAGTAA